Below is a window of Buchnera aphidicola (Kurisakia onigurumii) DNA.
CATAAATTTTATCAGATTCTGAATCCTTTGTATTAATTCCTGTATTTCCAATGTAAGGTTGTGTAAAAACTATGATTTGATTAAAATAAGAAGGATCACTAAGAATTTCTTGATAACCTGTAATTGAAGTATTAAAAACAACTTCCCCTGTAGTTAATCCATTTTTTCCAATTGAATTACCATGAAATATTAAACCATTTTCTAATACTAATATCGCTTTTTTATTCAATAAAATCTCCTAATAGAATTAATATTGATTAGTAATTAAAAAAATTTTTAAAAATGAAAATAGTTATATTTTTAAAATATCACGCATATTATATAACCCAGTTTTATTTTTTTGATGTATCCATTTAGCGGATTCTATTGCTCCAAGTACAAAAGGAGTTCGATTCATAGCTTTATGAGTAATTTCTATTGATTCATTAGAATTAGCAAACATAATTGTATGTTCTCCAATAATATTTCCTGCACGTATAATTGAAAATCCAATTTTGTTTTTTTCTCTTTTTTTTGTTATTTCTTTTTTTCTGTATATTGAATTTTTATTTAAATTTATATTCATTGTTTGGGATATTACTGAACCTAAAGATAATGCTGTTCCTGAAGGAGAATCAATTTTATTTCTATGATGAGAATCTATTATTTCAATATCACTATTATTTCCAAGAATAGAAGTAGTTATTTCTAGTAATTTATATATTAAATTAATACCTGTACTAAAATTAGAAGATTGTACAATTCCAATTTTTTTAGCACTATCATTAATTTTTTCTTGTTGTAATTGGTTAAAACCAGTAGTACCTATAATTATTTTTTTATTTTTTTTAACACAAATTTTTAAGTTTTTTATAGTAGAAATAGGATTACTGAAATCAATAGCAACATCAAAATCTGCATTTTTTAAAGATGTTAAAAAAATATCTTTTATTTGAAAAAAATTTTTTTTATTTATTATTTTGTTTTGAAAATCATGGGGTATTTTTTTTACAATAGCAGCAGTTAGTAGTAAGGATGTATTTTTTTTTATTTCTTTGATTAAAATTTTTCCTATTTTTCCTAATGCACCGATAATTGCTATTTTTATAGGATATGTAATCATTTTATTCTCATTTTATTATATATTGTATTTAAAATTTTTAATCAAATTTTAATTTTATTAATTTTTAAATATTAGTTACTATATTTTTAATATATTAAAATATTTATGAAAATTGATTTTTTTATCTTTTATTCATGATGTAATTATTTTGAAGTATTTTATAGATTTTTAAAATAAAATTATTGTTTAATTTTTTTTTTTTTGAAATAAAAATAAAAAAAATCCTATAAAAATACTTATATCTGCAATATTAAAAGTTGGAAAATGAAATTTATAAAAATGAATGTCTATAAAATCTATAACAAATCCATAATGAATTCTATCAATTAAATTTCCACAAGATCCGGAAATAATAAATAAATATGTTAAAAATTGATTTTTTTTATCTATAAAATTAAAAAATATTTTTCTTGTCATTTGTATTATAACAATAATACTAATTAAGGATAAAAAAAATCGAGTAATTTCTTTATCTTGTGAAAATAAACCGAATGCAGATCCATAATTATTTACATGAAAAATATTAAAATAAGGTAATAAAGTATATGATACGTATGGTTTTGTATATAAAATAATCCATTTTTTAGTTATGAAATCAATTAAAATAATACATAATGATAATACAATATATAATGATAATACAATATAATTTATTTTATTTTTATGAAAAATATTTATTTTATACAAATTTTCTTTTTTCGCCTATATTTTGTGTATTATTAATACATCGATCACATATTGTATGATTTTTTGTATTGTTATTTGTATGAATAAAATAATGCCAACATCTTGTGCATTTTATTCCTTCTATTTTTTTTATTTTAATTTTTAAATTTTTAATAGCAGTACTTTTGAATATTTTAGAAGGAGCTAATAAATATTCTTTTACTGAAAATTTAGAAGTTAGGAAAATAAATTTTTTTTCTGATTTTAATTTATTAATTTTTGTTTGAATATTTTTATCTACATAAATAGTAATAAATGCTTCTAAAGAATTTTTTATTATTTTTTTTTCTCTACTGTGTTCTAATACTTTGTTGACTTCATTTTTAATTTGAATAATTAATTTCCAATCTTCTGAAGATAATATATTCTTTTTAGAAAGTGTAGAAAGATTCATAAACCATTCTTCCATAAAAATATATTTTTTATTATTTTTATTTGGAATGAAATCCCAAATTTCATCTGCTGTAAAAGATAATATAGGAGCAATCCATCTAACAAATGATTGTAATACAATATAAATTGCAGTTTGACAACTTCTTCTTTCAATACTATTTTTTTTTAATGTATACAATCTATCTTTTACAATATCTAAATAAAATGCACTTAGTGTAATTGTACAAAATTTAGTAATTAAATATACTACTTTATGAAAATTATATTTATCATATAAATTAATTATTTTTTTTTGTTTTTTATAAGTTTCATCAATAATCCATTGATCTAATTCGATCATATTATCTATTTTTATAAAATTTATATCAGATTTAAAATCGTATAAATTTGAAATTAAAAATCGTACAGTATTACGTATTTTTCTATATTTTTCAGAAATTTGTTTTAAAATGTTAGATGATATATTAACATTTTTTGAATAATTTGTAGATGCAACCCATAATCGTAAAATGTCTGATCCAAATTTTTTTATGATAAAATTAGGACTAATTATATTACCTACAGATTTAGACATTTTATTTCCTTGTTTATCTACAATAAATCCATGTGAAATAATTTTTTTAAAAGGAGTGCTTTTGTTGTTTCGAACTGATGCGATAATTAATGATGACATAAACCAACCACGATATTGATCCGATCCTTCTAAGTATAAATCTGCTTGTTGATTTTTGCTAAGATTATATTTTTTGTATACAGAATGAATGTTTACCGAACCTGATTCAAACCATACATCTAATACATCATATACTTTAGAATATTGATTTATTTCTTGCGCATTTAAAATATCTTCTTTTTTTAGTTTCCACCAAGATTCTATTCCATTTTTTTTTATTAAAGAATGTATTTTTTTCATAAAATAAAGTGTTTTAGGATGCATATTTCCTGTTTTTTTATCAATAAAAATACATATTGGTACACCCCAATTTCTTTGTCTAGAAATACACCAATCCGGACGAACAGAGGATAGTGATAACATTCTATTTTTTCCCCAATTAGGATTCCATTCTGTTTTTTGTATGAATTTTTTTACTATTTTTTGTAATTTATTATTATTTATATTAATAAACCATTGAGGAGTAGTTCTAAATATAATTTCAGTTTTGTGTCTCCAGCAACAAGGGTAACTATGTTTAATTTTTTCGTATGAAATTATTTTTTTTTCTTTTTTTAAAATATCTATAATAATTTTATTAGATTTAAATATATGTATTTCATCCAATAAAGGATGTATTTTTGTTTTAAAAAAACCTAAACCGTTTACCAAATTTTTTATTTTTATATTATTTTTTTTACATATTAAATAATCTTCATATCCATGATCGGGAGCAATATGTACTATTCCTGTTCCTGTTTCTAATGTTACATGATCACTCAATAAAATTGGTACAGAGAAATTTAAAAATGGATGTTTACAAATATTTTTTTTTAGTTCTATTCCTTGTATTGTTCCTACAATTTTATATTTTATATTTTTATTATTATTTAAAAAGTTAATAACACTATTTTTTTCTAATATTAATCCATATTTTTTGTTTTTAATTAATTGATATTCAAATTTAGGATTTACAGCAAGAGCTTGGTTAGAAGGAAGTGTCCAAGGTGTAGTTGTCCATACAGATAGATATATTTTTTCAATTAAAACATTTTTTTTAGTAAATTTTTCTAATAATTTTTTGTGATTTATTATTTTAAATAATATTGTAATTGAATCAGATTGTTTATCAAAGTATTCTACTTCTGTATCAGCTAATGCTGAATTACATTTTATACACCAAAAAATAGGTCTAAGTCCTTTATATAAATATTTTTTTTTTATCATTGCATATAATGATGTAATTGTGTTTGCTTCACTTTTTTTATTCATTGTAATATAAGAATTTTCCCAATCTGCTAAAATTCCTAATGAAATAAAATCTTTTTTTTGGTTTTTAATTTGATCATCTACATACTTTTTACAAAGTAATCGAAATATTTTTTTTGAAACTATTTTTTTATTTTTTTTAATTTTTTCTTCTACTTTTTGTTCTATTGGTAGTCCATGACAATCCCAAGTAGGAATAAAAGGAGTATTTAAACCAGATAAATTTTTTGATTTAATAATAATATCTTTTAAAATTTTATTTAATGCATGACCTAAATGTATATTTCCATTGGCATAAGGTGGTCCATCTAGAAGAATAAAATAAGGTTTATCTTTATTTTTTTTTTGAATTTTTTCATATAAATTGTTTTTTTTCCATTTTTCTAAAATTACAGGTTCTTTTTGTGTTAGAGATCCTTTCATAGAAAAATTGGTTTTAGGTAAATTTAATGAATTTTTATAATTAGACATATTATTTTCCAATTTATTTTTTTATAATATATTTATTTTAAAAATTTTTTATTTTTATAATTTTTATTATTGAATGTTTTTAATAATTTATGTTGAAATAATTTTTACTAAAATTTTTATTACAAATGTATTTTTTTGTATACTATTTTAGTATTTTTAATATTACAATGAATAAATATACTTATTATAATATTTTTTATTTTTTTATATTATATTTTATATAAATAACTAAAATTTTTATTTTTTATTATACATTATTTTTTTTATTTAATATCTTTATAACTAATATTTGTTTTATTATAAGTTTTTTAATAAATTTATTTTTAGTAATTTTTATATTTTTATAATTTTTATGTGTATATGTTTTAAATTTAATAATTTTATTATGCTAAAAATATTTATTTAAAAATAAAAAATTTTTTCATAATTAATTTTTAATATGAATATTTTATATTAATAATATCATTATATAAAATTATTAATAAAAATTATTTTTATGAAATATTAATTTATAAATCAGGATTTTAAAAATGGCAAATATCAAATCATCAAAAAAAGATTCTATAAAATCGAAAATTAAAAGAATACACAATGGAAGTAAAAAATCCATGATGCGAACTTTTATCAAAAAAGTATATTCTGCAATTTATTCTAAGGATAAAAAAATGGCTGAAATTAATTTTAAAAAAATGCAACCAATTCTTGATAAATGTGTTTGTAAGGGTTTAATACATAAGAATAAAGCAGCAAGACATAAATCAAACTTATCTAAACATATTAAAAAAATGTAAATTCAATATATTTAATAATTTTGAATTAAAAAAAATCATTGATAAAAAATAATCTTTATTTTTTTATTTTTTTATTTTTTTTATTTTTATTTTTCTTTGAATAAAAGTATTGCTTCTATAATTTAATAGATATGCAATACTTTTAAATAATATTAATATTATTTTTATCTTGTTAATTCATCGAAAAATCTTTTTACACCATCAAAAAATCTTTTTGATTGAGGGCTATTTTTTTTTCTTTGAGTTCCATCTAAACTATTATCTAGTTGCAATAATAATTTTTTTTGATCATGATTTAAATGAACCGGTGTTTCTACTATGACACGGCATAGTAAATCTCCTTTTTTTTTGTTTCTAATGGATTTAACTCCTTTTCCTCGAATTCGAAATAATTTTCC
It encodes the following:
- the dapB gene encoding 4-hydroxy-tetrahydrodipicolinate reductase; the encoded protein is MITYPIKIAIIGALGKIGKILIKEIKKNTSLLLTAAIVKKIPHDFQNKIINKKNFFQIKDIFLTSLKNADFDVAIDFSNPISTIKNLKICVKKNKKIIIGTTGFNQLQQEKINDSAKKIGIVQSSNFSTGINLIYKLLEITTSILGNNSDIEIIDSHHRNKIDSPSGTALSLGSVISQTMNINLNKNSIYRKKEITKKREKNKIGFSIIRAGNIIGEHTIMFANSNESIEITHKAMNRTPFVLGAIESAKWIHQKNKTGLYNMRDILKI
- the lspA gene encoding signal peptidase II gives rise to the protein MYKINIFHKNKINYIVLSLYIVLSLCIILIDFITKKWIILYTKPYVSYTLLPYFNIFHVNNYGSAFGLFSQDKEITRFFLSLISIIVIIQMTRKIFFNFIDKKNQFLTYLFIISGSCGNLIDRIHYGFVIDFIDIHFYKFHFPTFNIADISIFIGFFLFLFQKKKN
- the ileS gene encoding isoleucine--tRNA ligase produces the protein MSNYKNSLNLPKTNFSMKGSLTQKEPVILEKWKKNNLYEKIQKKNKDKPYFILLDGPPYANGNIHLGHALNKILKDIIIKSKNLSGLNTPFIPTWDCHGLPIEQKVEEKIKKNKKIVSKKIFRLLCKKYVDDQIKNQKKDFISLGILADWENSYITMNKKSEANTITSLYAMIKKKYLYKGLRPIFWCIKCNSALADTEVEYFDKQSDSITILFKIINHKKLLEKFTKKNVLIEKIYLSVWTTTPWTLPSNQALAVNPKFEYQLIKNKKYGLILEKNSVINFLNNNKNIKYKIVGTIQGIELKKNICKHPFLNFSVPILLSDHVTLETGTGIVHIAPDHGYEDYLICKKNNIKIKNLVNGLGFFKTKIHPLLDEIHIFKSNKIIIDILKKEKKIISYEKIKHSYPCCWRHKTEIIFRTTPQWFININNNKLQKIVKKFIQKTEWNPNWGKNRMLSLSSVRPDWCISRQRNWGVPICIFIDKKTGNMHPKTLYFMKKIHSLIKKNGIESWWKLKKEDILNAQEINQYSKVYDVLDVWFESGSVNIHSVYKKYNLSKNQQADLYLEGSDQYRGWFMSSLIIASVRNNKSTPFKKIISHGFIVDKQGNKMSKSVGNIISPNFIIKKFGSDILRLWVASTNYSKNVNISSNILKQISEKYRKIRNTVRFLISNLYDFKSDINFIKIDNMIELDQWIIDETYKKQKKIINLYDKYNFHKVVYLITKFCTITLSAFYLDIVKDRLYTLKKNSIERRSCQTAIYIVLQSFVRWIAPILSFTADEIWDFIPNKNNKKYIFMEEWFMNLSTLSKKNILSSEDWKLIIQIKNEVNKVLEHSREKKIIKNSLEAFITIYVDKNIQTKINKLKSEKKFIFLTSKFSVKEYLLAPSKIFKSTAIKNLKIKIKKIEGIKCTRCWHYFIHTNNNTKNHTICDRCINNTQNIGEKRKFV
- the rpsT gene encoding 30S ribosomal protein S20, with the protein product MANIKSSKKDSIKSKIKRIHNGSKKSMMRTFIKKVYSAIYSKDKKMAEINFKKMQPILDKCVCKGLIHKNKAARHKSNLSKHIKKM